The genomic region AGCAGGACTTAACGGTGAATGGACAGATATGGGATTTGGAATTGCTGATATCGTAGCAAAAGGTATCGACGTAATCTCAGGTTTCTTCGGATAATAAATATGTAATTGGGCCATGGCAAGCGCTGTGGCCTTTTTTGTTTGAAAAGATAATTGATATGACTTATTTATAGTATTTCTATGATATTACATATAAATTATAATGACATATTTTATATTATTTGTTACACTAAATCGATATTAAAATATGTTGGAGATGAAATAATGAGTTACAAAGTGATTCTACTCGATTTTGACGATACGATTGTTGATTTTCATGATGCAGAAATCAAAGCATATGCGTACTTAATGGATCAGTATCAAGTTCCAAAACATTTACATAATTATGAGCAATTCAAAGCGATTAATCAAGCACATTGGGAAGCATTTCAGCGTGGAGAATTGTCTCGAGAAGAAGTGTTGAGTTTTAGGTTTATCGAGACATTTAAGCATTATAATATGTCTATAGATGGTAAAAAGGCCGATATGACATTTCGAGAGGGTCTTGCGAATGCCCCTATCAAATTACTTGAAGGTGTCGAGGATTTACTCGCTTATACACAACATCAATTTGTATTGGCAATTGTGACAAATGGTGTGAAAGAAACACAACATAAGCGTTTAAATCAAATGAATATCAAGTCAAAAATGCAACACATCTTTATCTCGGATGAACTAGGTGTTCAAAAACCTAAAGTGGCTTTTTTTGATAAGGTGTTTAATGTGATGTCTGAATATACTAAGAAAGATTTTATGATAGTAGGAGATTCGCTGACTTCTGATATTCAAGGCGGTATTAATGCTGGCATTGATACGTGTTGGTTTAATCATAGACAACTAGACAATCATTCAGGTATTGAACCGACATACACAATTACGCACATTAAAGAATTAGTTGAAATTTTGAAAAAGTAATTCAAAAAGGTAAGGCATATCATATTAAGCTTTGTGCGTTGAATATTTATGTCTTACCTTATTTAATCTATTAGTTTTGATGTTAATCGATTACTTTGGATCCCAGACTAATATGTCATGGCCATCATCATTTTTAACTTGAAGGTCTTTAAAGCCATTTTTAACAAAAAAGTCTTTAGATTCGAATCTAGCAATTGCCTTAATTGGAAGACGATACGATTTAGCAAAATCTAATAGTTTAGAGCCATACCCCTTACCTTGGTACTTGCCAAGAACTTCTAATTTCCATACGACTAAATAATCTTCATAATCAGGGAAATAAGTCTCTTCAACCTCTCCTTTACGATATAAGGCCATACGTGCTCCGATTTTTTCTCCAACATAAATACCATAAAAAGGAGATTCGGAGCTAGCATCAATCATTTCTCCGTGCAATTCATCGACCATATATAAATCTTTGTTACCAAAGTTTTTTCGGAAGTCTTCAAAAAGCTCCTCTGTCTTGTAGTTGATATCCAAATGTTTAACTTTAGTCATTTCAATCCCCCTTTACTTATATTACTATGATTATAACTTATTTATTTCGATTAATGAAGTAAGCCGTTAAATTGTCAGACGGTAATTGAACAATTATACTTATAAGGAATACGCTTTAAGGAGAATTGAACATGGAGTGTTTAAATATCAAAATAGATGAAAAAGACGAGTTTATTTCAAGGTTAATCAATCAAGATACATCTATTTTACAATTTTATGATTACGATCCTAATAGTACTAAAAGTTTTGAAAAACGTATGGATCACCCAAACAACGGCAGAGAAAAAGAAGTAGCTAGAGTGATACGTGAGTATATGTCAGACTTGAATTTAACTTCTGAACAAAAGCGCGCACTAGATGCGCTCGAGAACGGTGCAAAAGTGGTTATTGGTGGGCAGCAAGCAGGTTTGTTTACAGGCCCGTTATACACATTTCATAAAATTATTTCGATGATTGTTAAAGCGAATGAATTGGAAGCATCATTCCATCAGCCTGTTGTCCCTGTTTTTTGGATCGCAGGTGAAGATCATGACTTTGATGAAGTCAATCATACGTATGTAATGAGAGAGAGAGAAGGAACTTTAGAAAAAGTTAAGTATCATACATTAGAGCCGCCAGAAACATCAGTTTCACATTATTACCCTGATAAAGAAGAATTACAAAATGTACTGAAACAGTATTTTAAAATGCTTCCAGAAACATCTCACTCCAAAGTTTTATATACACAATTAATGGAAATGATAGAACTATCCGAAAAATGGACGGATTTATTTAAAATGCTAATTCATGAGTGTTTTAAATCGAAAGGTATCTTATTAATTGAGGCCCAATATGATGCATTAAGAGAAATAGAAAAGCCTATATTCCATCAATTGATTCAAAAACGAGACCAAGTGGATAGAGCGTTTCGTGAGATGCAAAATCAAACAGCGCAACAAGGACTTCATCGAATGATTGAAACAGATTCAAATACACATTTGTTTTTAGAAGCTGATCAGCAACGTCAATTACTTAAATTTGATGAAGGTGTATTTAAATTAAGCAAATCTAAGGATAATTATACTGCAGAAGAGCTCTATCGATTGATTGAAGAGGAGCCATATCGTTTTTCTAATAATGTCGTAACGCGTCCTTTAATGCAAGAATGGTTATTTAATACGGTGGCTTTTGTAGGAGGACCAAGTGAAATTAAGTATTGGGCAGAGCTTAAGGGTGTGTTTCATTTGTTTGGTATTGAAATGCCTATTGTGTTACCACGCATGCGTATGACCTATGTAACGTCTAAGGCGCGTAAGTTATTGAGTGACTATCAAGTTTCTCCTTCAAAAATAATATTAGACGGCATTGATGATGTCAAAGAAGCGTTTATACGTGCAAAGGCATCTGATCAAGTGTTGGATGACATTGATCAAATGATAGAGCAGCAACAAAAGTTTTATACGAAGCTTAAAAATAATATGTCAGATAGTGAAGACAATGAAAGGTTACTTCAAAAGAATAATCAAATTCAATTGCATCAGTATCGTTATTTAAAAGAGCGATATTTACGTAATATTGAACGTGAAAGTGAAATAAGTATGCGTCATTTCACGCAGCTTACCCAAACATTACATCCAATGGGAGGATTGCAAGAAAGAATATGGAACCCCCTCCAATTATTAAATCAATTTGGGATGCATTTGTTTGTATCCTCCACCTTTCCTCCACTTCGATATACTTTTAACCAAATCGTTATTCAAATGTAGTTATACCAAGCTTTTAGAACAGTTCGAATTTATTCGAACTGTTCTTTTTTTTGAGTTGAAAAGATAAGTTTATAATATTTTTACATAATTAGTGGAGGATAGTGGGGAGATGTGGTAAATTATAAATATGGTGAGGTGAAATAAAATGTTCATGGGAGAATTTGAAAATAAACTTGATACTAAAGGTCGTATGATTGTTCCGTCGAAGTTTAGACATCAACTTAATGAACGTTTTATTATCACTCGTGGCCTAGACAAGTGTTTATTTGGTTACACATTAGAAGAATGGCAAACTATCGAAGAAAAAATGAAAACCTTACCTATGACAAAACGGGATGCCCGTAAATTTATGCGTATGTTTTTCTCGGGGGCCATTGAAGTAGAACTAGATAAGCAAGGCAGAATTAACATTCCAAGTAAGCTAAGAGAATACGCAAACTTAGACAAAGACTGCACAGTAATCGGTGTTTCAAATCGGATAGAAATTTGGGATCGTGCGACTTGGAATCATTTTTATGATGAATCTGAAGAGAATTTTGAAGAAATTGCAGAAGATTTAATTGATTTTGATTTTTAATTTGGAGGGATAACAGTGTTTCATCACATTAGCGTGCTTTTAAAAGAAACCGTCGATCAACTTAATATTAATCCAGACGGCATATATGTCGATTGCACGTTAGGTGGAGCGGGGCATTCGTTATATCTACTGAGTCAACTTTCAGAGCAAGGTCGTTTGATTGCATTCGATCAAGATACGACTGCGATTGAACATGCGAAAGAAAAGTTGAAAGATTATAGTGATAAAGTCACTTTTGTACATCGTAATTTTAGAGATTTGAATCAAGTTTTGGATGATTTGAATATAGATAAAGTGGATGGTATTTTGTACGACTTAGGCGTTTCGAGCCCGCAACTCGATGTTCCTGAAAGGGGATTTAGCTATCATTATGATGCAAAGCTTGATATGAGAATGGATCAAACCCAACCATTGTCAGCTTACGAAGTTGTAAATGAATGGTCCTATGAAGCGTTGGTAAAAATATTCTTTCGTTATGGTGAAGAGAAGTTTTCAAAACAAATTGCACGTCGTATCGAAACAAAGCGTCAAGAACGCCCCATCACAACAACATTTGATTTAGTTGATTGCATTAAAGAAGGTATACCAGCTAAGGCGAGAAGGACAGGTGGCCATCCAGCAAAACGCATATTCCAAGCGATACGCATTGCTGTAAATGATGAACTTAAAGCTTTTGAAGATTCTTTAGAACAGGCGATTGAACGTGTGCATGTACATGGACGAATTTCAGTCATTACATTTCACTCATTAGAAGATCGCTTGTGTAAGCAAATGTTTCAAGAGTATGAAAAAGGCCCGGATGTTCCTAGAGGATTGCCTGTTGTGCCGGAAGCTTATACACCAAAGCTCAAACGAGTGAATCGAAAGCCAATTGTAGCAAGTCATGAAGATTTAGAAGAAAATAATCGAGCGAGAAGTGCCAAACTTAGAGTGGCGGAAATTTTAAAGTGAAGGGGCGAGAATAGGAGATGGCTGTAGAAGAAGTATATGAATCGTATCATTGGCAAGAAACACAACCACAAACTGAACCAAAGCAAAAACCAAAAACTCAAACGAGGACAGTAAAAAGGCAAGTTGTTGTAAAACTGACTAAGTTTGAAAAAATGCTATACATAACACTTATTACATTAATTGCAGTTATAAGTATCTATATGCTATCTTTGAAAATGGATGCTTATGATACTCGAGGTAAAATAGCTGATTTAGATTACAAGATTGAGCAACAATCAAGTCAAAATAGCGCATTAAAATCTGAAACTATGAAAAATTCTTCGTATGAACGCATCTATAAAAAAGCTGAAGAACAAGGCATGAGTCTAAAGAACGACAATGTAAAGGTAGTGCGTAATAATGGCGAAACGAAAAATTAAAATTAAAAAAAATAAACTAGGAGCAGTCCTCCTGATTAGCTTTTTTGGACTGCTCTTTTTTCTATTGGTTTTACGTTATAGTTTTGTAATGTTAACAGGCCACTCATCTGGTCAGGATTTAATAGCTAAGGCAAATGAAAAATATCTTTCTAATTTAGAAGAACAGGCAGATAGAGGAACGATATATGATCGTAATGGCAAAATTCTTGCTCAGGATGTAGATCGTTTCCGATTAGCTGCTGTGATAGATAAAAGAGCAAGTAAAGATACTGACGAACCAAGGCATGTCGTAGATAAAAATAAAACAGCAAAAGAGCTATCAAAAGTGATAGATATGTCAGAAGAGAGTATCAAAAAAAGACTAAACACTAAAAAGGCATTTCAAGTTGAATTTGGAAAAGCGGGTCAAAATTTAACATATCAAGATAAAGAAAAAATCGAAAAAATGGATTTACCTGGTATTACAATGTATCCAGAAGTCCAACGTTTTTATCCTAATGGGAACTTTGCATCACACTTAATCGGAATGGCTCAAAAAGATCCGGATACAGGGGAGCTTAAAGGTGCATTAGGTGTTGAAAAAATATTCAACAGTTACTTAGCTGGTGAAAATGGACAATCTTCTTTTGTTCAAGATATTTGGGGGTATATCGTTCCGAATTCTAAAAATGAACAAGCGCCAAAACGTGGAGACGATGTTCACTTAACTATTGATTCGAATATTCAAGTTTTTGTTGAGGAAGCTCTCGATAAAATGGTTGAGCGTTATAAACCAAAAGATTTATTTACTGTTGTTATGGATGCTAAAACAGGTGAAATTTTAGCATATAGTCAGCGTCCGACGTTTAATCCAGATACAGGTGAAAATTTTGGTGAGAAGTGGGCTAACGACTTGTACCAAAATACTTATGAACCAGGTTCGACATTTAAAAGTTATGGTTTAGCCGCTGCTATTCAAGAAGGGGCATTTGATCCTAATCGAAAATATCAATCAGGTTATCGTGACATACAAGGATCGCGTATTTATGACTGGAATAAAAAAGGTTGGGGCGAAATCAAAATGGGTCTAGGTTTTATCTATTCATCGAACACGCTTATGATGAAACTACAAGACCTTGTTGGTGCGGATAAAATGCAGTCATGGTATGAAAAATTTGGTTTCGGACAAACAACAGGAAGTTTATATGATGGTGAACAACCTGGGAATATCGCATGGGAAAATGAATTAATGCAAAAAACATCAGCGTTTGGACAATCTACTACAGTCACACCAGCACAAATGATTCAAGCTCAGTCTGCTTTCTTTAATGAAGGAAATATGCTTAAGCCTTATTTTGTTGAATCTGTGGATAATCCGATTACTAAAAAAACATTTTACAAAGGTAAGCGTGAAGTTGTAGGTAAGCCAATTACTAAAAAAACAGCAAATAAAGTGTTAGACCAATTGGATCAAGTTGTTAATAGTAAAGACAGTAATGCTAAAAACTTCCGCATTGATGGATACCGCATCGGTGGTAAAACGGGTACTGCACAAGTTGCCGATCCTGAAAACGGAGGATATGTTCAAGGGCCTAACCCTTATTTCGTAAGTTTTATTGGTCATGCACCGAGTAAAAACCCTAAAATATTGATATATTCAGGTATGAGTTTAGCTCAAAAAAATGACCAAGAGGCATACGAATTGGGACCGGGTATGGCATTTACCTCAATTATGAAAAATACACTTCAATATTTAAATGTTGGTAGTGATGAAATTAGTACGAAATCGACTATCAATCCAGTACCTCATGTAGAGAATAAGAGTGTAGAAAGTGCGGAAGATACGTTGAAAGGTAAAAAGTTTAACCCAGTTGTAATTGGAAATGGTGATAAAGTAGTGAATCAATCGCCAGCCGCATCGCATGATTTATTACCGAACAGTAATGTTTTACTATTAACAAATGGCGACTTAACCATGCCAGATATGACAGGTTGGACACGAGATGATATTGTAGCGTTTGAATCTTTAACTAATATTAAAGTTGAAGTTGAAGGAAATGGATTTGTGAAGTCTCAAAGTGTAACGAGTCAAACAGCAATTGATAAGAAAACAAAGATACAAGTAAAACTTGATTCAGAAAACACAAATAGCTCATAAATGAGGGTGCTGGAGTATGGATTATCGGCTTTCTAGAAAAATGCGTCATGCTCCAGCTACTTGAACCCTCTTATGATGTCATGAGCGTTTAAATCATTTTTCTTTCTGCTCAGGTTTTAAGCAGTTGGATTAAATAAAAAATATTAAAAGGAGTAAATTATGGGTATTATTAGTGCAATTGTCGCATTTGTAATCACAGCAGTTTTAGTGCCGATTTTGATACCGACATTAAAAAGGATGAAGTTCGGCCAGAGTATTCGTGAAGAAGGTCCTCAAAGTCATATGAAAAAAACAGGTACACCAACAATGGGAGGATTGACATTTTTAATTGGTGCAATTGTTACAACGATGATAGCGAGTATATTTGTAGAGCCAGCTAGTCCATTATTATTGCTACTCTTTGTAACAATTGGTTTTGGCTTAATTGGTTTTATAGATGACTATATAATAGTAGTTAAGAAAAACAATCAAGGGTTAACGAGTAAGCAAAAATTGTTAGCGCAAATTGCGATTGCAGTGATTTTCTTTATTGTTTCAAAAGGTTTTAATGCGTTTGATTTTTCAACGGATATTAATATACCGTTTACCGAGGTTCACATTCCATTATCTTTTGCGTATGTGATATTTATTGTTTTTTGGCAAGTTGGTTTCTCTAATGCGGTTAATTTAACAGATGGTTTAGATGGATTGGCTACAGGATTATCAATTATTGG from Staphylococcus felis harbors:
- a CDS encoding beta-class phenol-soluble modulin; its protein translation is MADLINAIKTTVEAGLNGEWTDMGFGIADIVAKGIDVISGFFG
- a CDS encoding YjjG family noncanonical pyrimidine nucleotidase, encoding MSYKVILLDFDDTIVDFHDAEIKAYAYLMDQYQVPKHLHNYEQFKAINQAHWEAFQRGELSREEVLSFRFIETFKHYNMSIDGKKADMTFREGLANAPIKLLEGVEDLLAYTQHQFVLAIVTNGVKETQHKRLNQMNIKSKMQHIFISDELGVQKPKVAFFDKVFNVMSEYTKKDFMIVGDSLTSDIQGGINAGIDTCWFNHRQLDNHSGIEPTYTITHIKELVEILKK
- a CDS encoding N-acetyltransferase; amino-acid sequence: MTKVKHLDINYKTEELFEDFRKNFGNKDLYMVDELHGEMIDASSESPFYGIYVGEKIGARMALYRKGEVEETYFPDYEDYLVVWKLEVLGKYQGKGYGSKLLDFAKSYRLPIKAIARFESKDFFVKNGFKDLQVKNDDGHDILVWDPK
- the bshC gene encoding bacillithiol biosynthesis cysteine-adding enzyme BshC — translated: MECLNIKIDEKDEFISRLINQDTSILQFYDYDPNSTKSFEKRMDHPNNGREKEVARVIREYMSDLNLTSEQKRALDALENGAKVVIGGQQAGLFTGPLYTFHKIISMIVKANELEASFHQPVVPVFWIAGEDHDFDEVNHTYVMREREGTLEKVKYHTLEPPETSVSHYYPDKEELQNVLKQYFKMLPETSHSKVLYTQLMEMIELSEKWTDLFKMLIHECFKSKGILLIEAQYDALREIEKPIFHQLIQKRDQVDRAFREMQNQTAQQGLHRMIETDSNTHLFLEADQQRQLLKFDEGVFKLSKSKDNYTAEELYRLIEEEPYRFSNNVVTRPLMQEWLFNTVAFVGGPSEIKYWAELKGVFHLFGIEMPIVLPRMRMTYVTSKARKLLSDYQVSPSKIILDGIDDVKEAFIRAKASDQVLDDIDQMIEQQQKFYTKLKNNMSDSEDNERLLQKNNQIQLHQYRYLKERYLRNIERESEISMRHFTQLTQTLHPMGGLQERIWNPLQLLNQFGMHLFVSSTFPPLRYTFNQIVIQM
- the mraZ gene encoding division/cell wall cluster transcriptional repressor MraZ; amino-acid sequence: MFMGEFENKLDTKGRMIVPSKFRHQLNERFIITRGLDKCLFGYTLEEWQTIEEKMKTLPMTKRDARKFMRMFFSGAIEVELDKQGRINIPSKLREYANLDKDCTVIGVSNRIEIWDRATWNHFYDESEENFEEIAEDLIDFDF
- the rsmH gene encoding 16S rRNA (cytosine(1402)-N(4))-methyltransferase RsmH, giving the protein MFHHISVLLKETVDQLNINPDGIYVDCTLGGAGHSLYLLSQLSEQGRLIAFDQDTTAIEHAKEKLKDYSDKVTFVHRNFRDLNQVLDDLNIDKVDGILYDLGVSSPQLDVPERGFSYHYDAKLDMRMDQTQPLSAYEVVNEWSYEALVKIFFRYGEEKFSKQIARRIETKRQERPITTTFDLVDCIKEGIPAKARRTGGHPAKRIFQAIRIAVNDELKAFEDSLEQAIERVHVHGRISVITFHSLEDRLCKQMFQEYEKGPDVPRGLPVVPEAYTPKLKRVNRKPIVASHEDLEENNRARSAKLRVAEILK
- the ftsL gene encoding cell division protein FtsL produces the protein MAVEEVYESYHWQETQPQTEPKQKPKTQTRTVKRQVVVKLTKFEKMLYITLITLIAVISIYMLSLKMDAYDTRGKIADLDYKIEQQSSQNSALKSETMKNSSYERIYKKAEEQGMSLKNDNVKVVRNNGETKN
- a CDS encoding penicillin-binding protein, which codes for MAKRKIKIKKNKLGAVLLISFFGLLFFLLVLRYSFVMLTGHSSGQDLIAKANEKYLSNLEEQADRGTIYDRNGKILAQDVDRFRLAAVIDKRASKDTDEPRHVVDKNKTAKELSKVIDMSEESIKKRLNTKKAFQVEFGKAGQNLTYQDKEKIEKMDLPGITMYPEVQRFYPNGNFASHLIGMAQKDPDTGELKGALGVEKIFNSYLAGENGQSSFVQDIWGYIVPNSKNEQAPKRGDDVHLTIDSNIQVFVEEALDKMVERYKPKDLFTVVMDAKTGEILAYSQRPTFNPDTGENFGEKWANDLYQNTYEPGSTFKSYGLAAAIQEGAFDPNRKYQSGYRDIQGSRIYDWNKKGWGEIKMGLGFIYSSNTLMMKLQDLVGADKMQSWYEKFGFGQTTGSLYDGEQPGNIAWENELMQKTSAFGQSTTVTPAQMIQAQSAFFNEGNMLKPYFVESVDNPITKKTFYKGKREVVGKPITKKTANKVLDQLDQVVNSKDSNAKNFRIDGYRIGGKTGTAQVADPENGGYVQGPNPYFVSFIGHAPSKNPKILIYSGMSLAQKNDQEAYELGPGMAFTSIMKNTLQYLNVGSDEISTKSTINPVPHVENKSVESAEDTLKGKKFNPVVIGNGDKVVNQSPAASHDLLPNSNVLLLTNGDLTMPDMTGWTRDDIVAFESLTNIKVEVEGNGFVKSQSVTSQTAIDKKTKIQVKLDSENTNSS
- the mraY gene encoding phospho-N-acetylmuramoyl-pentapeptide-transferase; this encodes MGIISAIVAFVITAVLVPILIPTLKRMKFGQSIREEGPQSHMKKTGTPTMGGLTFLIGAIVTTMIASIFVEPASPLLLLLFVTIGFGLIGFIDDYIIVVKKNNQGLTSKQKLLAQIAIAVIFFIVSKGFNAFDFSTDINIPFTEVHIPLSFAYVIFIVFWQVGFSNAVNLTDGLDGLATGLSIIGFTMYAIMSFVLEQPAIGIFCIIMIAALAGFLPYNLNPAKVFMGDTGSLALGGIFATISIMLNQELSLLLIGLVFVLETLSVMIQVTSFKLIGKRVFKMSPLHHHFELVGWSEWKVVTVFWTVGLITGLIGLWIGVS